From the genome of Geothrix sp. 21YS21S-4, one region includes:
- a CDS encoding DegT/DnrJ/EryC1/StrS aminotransferase family protein: MNPLSVPDSPRASVSEDRPARTDFLAYNPPTIGDAERAEVMDTLQSPWVTTGPKTHAFEGALKDYLQAPGVVALNSCTAGLHVALVALGVGPGDEVIVPSMTFCATANVVEHVGAKPVLVDVSPDSLTLSPEAVRAAITPRTKVLLPVHYAGHPAAMDELDALAEEHGLAVLEDAAHAIPTHYKGRLVGSRANLAAFSFYATKNLTTIEGGCVTGDPALVEKCRIIGHHGMNRDAWKRFDRSGSWYYEVVLPGFKYNMTDVQASIGLQQLKRLEAFQRRRREVVARYAAGFADLAALQLPVELPWAESSWHLYVLRLRPELLRIDRNAFIDELKARNIGTSVHYLPVHMHPFYRDKYGYLPEALPVAADAYSRMLSVPLHPGLTDEDVDDVIHAVRRLVLANLA, from the coding sequence ATGAATCCCCTTTCCGTCCCCGACTCTCCCCGGGCCTCCGTCTCCGAGGATCGTCCCGCGCGGACCGACTTTCTCGCCTACAATCCGCCCACCATCGGCGACGCCGAGCGGGCGGAGGTGATGGACACCCTCCAGTCGCCCTGGGTCACCACGGGCCCCAAGACCCACGCTTTCGAAGGGGCGCTGAAGGACTACCTCCAGGCTCCCGGCGTGGTGGCCCTCAACTCCTGCACCGCGGGGCTCCACGTGGCTCTGGTGGCGCTGGGCGTGGGACCCGGCGATGAAGTGATCGTTCCCTCCATGACGTTCTGCGCCACCGCCAACGTGGTGGAGCACGTCGGCGCGAAGCCCGTGCTGGTGGACGTCTCCCCCGATTCGCTCACCCTGTCGCCGGAGGCCGTCCGCGCCGCCATCACGCCCCGCACCAAGGTGCTACTTCCCGTCCACTACGCGGGCCACCCGGCGGCGATGGACGAGCTGGACGCCCTTGCCGAGGAGCACGGCCTCGCCGTCCTCGAGGACGCAGCCCACGCCATTCCCACGCACTACAAGGGCCGGCTCGTCGGGTCCCGCGCGAACCTGGCGGCGTTCAGCTTCTACGCCACGAAGAACCTCACCACCATCGAAGGGGGCTGCGTCACGGGCGATCCCGCCCTCGTCGAGAAGTGCCGCATCATCGGGCACCACGGGATGAACCGCGACGCGTGGAAGCGCTTCGATCGGTCGGGCTCGTGGTACTACGAGGTCGTCCTGCCCGGCTTCAAGTACAACATGACCGACGTGCAGGCCTCCATCGGCCTCCAGCAGCTGAAGCGCCTCGAAGCGTTCCAGCGGCGGCGGCGGGAAGTGGTGGCCCGCTACGCCGCGGGCTTCGCGGATTTGGCCGCCCTCCAGCTCCCCGTGGAGCTGCCCTGGGCGGAATCCAGCTGGCACCTCTACGTCCTGCGTTTGCGCCCGGAGCTGCTGCGGATCGACCGCAACGCGTTCATCGATGAGCTGAAGGCCCGCAACATCGGCACCTCGGTCCACTACCTGCCGGTCCACATGCACCCCTTCTACCGCGATAAGTACGGGTACCTGCCCGAGGCCCTGCCCGTGGCCGCCGACGCCTATTCCCGGATGCTGAGCGTGCCGCTCCATCCCGGGCTGACGGACGAGGATGTGGACGACGTCATCCACGCCGTCCGGCGCCTGGTCCTGGCGAACCTGGCGTAA